Proteins encoded within one genomic window of Pectobacterium araliae:
- the dusA gene encoding tRNA dihydrouridine(20/20a) synthase DusA — protein sequence MTDVKSGTHNTVSTDTRASRLNRFSIAPMLDWTDRHCRYFLRQLTSQTLLYTEMVTTGAILHGKGDYLAYSEEEHPLALQLGGSDPQALAQCAKLAEQRGYDEVNLNVGCPSDRVQNGRFGACLMGEATLVADCIKAMKDSASIPITVKTRIGIDDQDSYEFLCDFIQTVAGRGECDTFIIHARKAWLSGLSPKENREIPPLDYPRVYQLKRDFPALTLAINGGVKTLEEAKTHLQHLDGVMMGREAYQNPGILAQADRELFGTDAAVSDLAGVVRAMYPYIERELSGGASLGHITRHMLGMFQGITGARQWRRYLSENAHKPGADAAVVERALTLVNLV from the coding sequence ATGACCGACGTAAAATCAGGTACACACAACACGGTATCCACCGACACCCGCGCTTCTCGCCTTAACCGCTTCTCCATTGCGCCGATGCTCGACTGGACCGATCGCCATTGCCGTTATTTTCTTCGCCAACTGACTAGCCAAACGCTGCTGTATACCGAAATGGTGACGACAGGTGCGATTCTTCACGGCAAAGGCGACTATCTGGCCTACAGCGAAGAAGAACATCCGCTGGCGCTACAGCTCGGCGGTAGCGATCCGCAAGCGCTGGCACAGTGTGCCAAACTGGCAGAACAGCGCGGCTATGATGAAGTTAACCTGAACGTCGGTTGCCCGTCTGACCGTGTTCAAAATGGTCGTTTCGGTGCCTGCCTGATGGGCGAGGCCACGCTGGTAGCAGACTGTATCAAAGCGATGAAAGACAGCGCCTCAATCCCGATCACGGTGAAAACCCGCATCGGCATTGACGATCAAGACAGCTATGAATTCCTGTGCGACTTTATTCAAACCGTTGCCGGGCGCGGCGAGTGCGATACCTTCATCATCCACGCGCGCAAAGCCTGGCTATCGGGCTTGAGTCCGAAAGAGAATCGGGAAATTCCACCGCTGGATTATCCGCGCGTTTACCAGCTCAAGCGTGATTTCCCGGCGCTCACCCTCGCCATCAACGGCGGCGTCAAAACGCTGGAAGAAGCCAAAACACATCTACAGCATCTGGACGGCGTGATGATGGGGCGCGAAGCTTACCAAAATCCCGGTATTCTGGCGCAGGCTGACCGTGAACTGTTTGGTACTGATGCAGCGGTGTCGGATCTGGCTGGCGTAGTGCGAGCCATGTATCCCTACATCGAACGCGAACTTTCTGGCGGTGCGTCATTAGGCCATATTACACGCCATATGCTCGGTATGTTTCAGGGCATCACCGGTGCTCGTCAGTGGCGACGCTACCTCAGCGAAAATGCTCACAAACCCGGTGCCGATGCTGCGGTAGTCGAACGTGCGCTGACGTTGGTTAATCTGGTTTAA
- the pspG gene encoding envelope stress response protein PspG, with product MLEIFFVIGFFIMLMLTGVSLLGVIAALFVASLFMLIGGLFSMAIKVLPWLILAVAAVWLWRKFSGRPVYNSHRYTYRKYTYRQRNGNEW from the coding sequence ATGTTGGAAATTTTCTTCGTTATTGGCTTTTTTATCATGCTGATGTTGACGGGCGTGTCACTGCTGGGCGTGATTGCAGCGCTGTTTGTCGCATCCCTTTTTATGCTGATCGGTGGGCTGTTTAGCATGGCGATAAAGGTGCTGCCATGGCTGATTTTAGCCGTCGCGGCAGTATGGTTGTGGCGCAAATTTAGTGGGCGACCTGTCTACAACTCGCACCGTTATACCTATCGAAAATACACCTACCGTCAGCGCAATGGGAATGAGTGGTAA
- a CDS encoding quinone oxidoreductase codes for MAKRVQFRAYGGPEVLQYGDFTPADPAVGEVQVENRAIGINFIDTYIRSGLYPVPDLPSGLGTEAAGIVTKVGAGVSVLKVGDRVVYAQSGLGAYSEVHNVVAEKVALLPEAISFEQGAASFLKGLTVYYLLRQTYEIKPNEVFLFHAAAGGVGLIACQWAKALGAKLIGTVGSDEKAERAKQAGAWATINYRTENIAQRVAELTDEQKVAVVYDSVGKDTWEASLDSLRRRGLMVSFGNASGPVTGVNLGILNQKGSLYVTRPSLFGYVTNRAELDQASNELFSLIASGAITVDVPQNQKFALAEAQAAHRALESRSTQGSCLLIP; via the coding sequence ATGGCAAAACGCGTTCAGTTCCGGGCTTATGGTGGCCCAGAGGTTCTGCAATATGGGGATTTCACGCCTGCCGACCCCGCTGTGGGAGAGGTTCAGGTGGAGAATCGCGCCATCGGCATTAATTTTATCGATACCTATATTCGCAGCGGCCTGTATCCCGTGCCTGATTTGCCTTCTGGGTTGGGAACCGAAGCGGCGGGTATTGTGACGAAAGTGGGGGCTGGGGTTAGCGTGCTGAAAGTCGGCGATCGCGTGGTGTATGCGCAGTCCGGGCTGGGCGCGTATAGCGAGGTGCATAATGTGGTGGCGGAGAAGGTTGCGCTGCTACCGGAAGCTATCAGCTTTGAGCAAGGCGCAGCTTCTTTCCTGAAAGGGCTGACGGTTTACTATCTGCTGCGTCAGACGTATGAAATCAAGCCGAATGAAGTCTTCCTATTCCATGCCGCGGCGGGTGGCGTAGGGCTGATTGCCTGCCAGTGGGCGAAGGCGCTGGGGGCGAAGTTGATCGGGACGGTGGGTTCTGATGAGAAGGCGGAGCGGGCAAAACAGGCTGGTGCCTGGGCGACCATTAACTACCGTACCGAGAATATCGCCCAGCGCGTTGCGGAACTGACCGACGAGCAGAAAGTTGCTGTCGTGTATGACTCGGTTGGGAAAGATACCTGGGAAGCTTCGCTCGATAGCCTGCGTCGTCGCGGGTTGATGGTCAGTTTCGGCAATGCGTCTGGACCGGTAACGGGTGTCAATCTGGGGATCTTGAACCAGAAAGGGTCGCTGTACGTCACGCGTCCTTCACTGTTTGGCTATGTGACGAATCGTGCTGAACTCGATCAGGCCAGCAATGAGTTGTTCTCGCTGATCGCCAGCGGCGCGATTACGGTAGACGTGCCGCAGAATCAGAAATTCGCGCTGGCGGAGGCGCAAGCTGCCCATCGGGCGCTGGAAAGCCGCAGCACCCAGGGTTCGTGCCTGTTGATTCCCTAA